In the Papaver somniferum cultivar HN1 unplaced genomic scaffold, ASM357369v1 unplaced-scaffold_14568, whole genome shotgun sequence genome, one interval contains:
- the LOC113335419 gene encoding uncharacterized protein LOC113335419 — protein MAEAFQVVVDDFYFAVLSVGSDDGGEEEVFPISDEKYAEQLCLQEALLSSVRTSVSLGVTKSSSNSIYRKSEIGESSSSSLKIKDTYRNTSDDKKMKSPMVANSTVRVDQHSSEMSFCEIFMEAKPKSETRNTANK, from the coding sequence ATGGCAGAAGCTTTCCAAGTAGTAGTTGATGATTTCTACTTTGCAGTGTTGTCAGTTGGCTCTGATGATGGTGGTGAGGAAGAGGTCTTTCCTATTTCTGACGAAAAGTACGCAGAACAGTTGTGTCTTCAAGAGGCTCTGCTGTCCTCTGTCAGAACTTCTGTGTCTCTTGGTGTTACTAAGAGTTCTTCTAATTCAATCTATAGAAAGTCAGAAATTGgagaatcatcttcatcatcattgaAAATTAAAGATACCTACAGGAATACTAGCGATGATAAGAAGATGAAATCACCAATGGTTGCTAATTCTACTGTAAGGGTTGATCAGCATTCTTCTGAAATGAGTTTCTGTGAGATTTTTATGGAAGCAAAACCAAAAAGTGAGACGAGGAACACTGCTAACAAGTGA